Proteins from a genomic interval of Acetobacterium woodii DSM 1030:
- a CDS encoding pseudouridine synthase encodes MRIQKFMAECGIASRRKSEKMIAKGLVQVNGVLIKEPGFPIDPEQDEIIVAGEKITRNSKIYIMINKPKGALSTSEDTHGRQRVLDLVPIKERLYTVGRLDMDTEGLLLLTNDGDLTFYLTHPKHEFEKVYVGLVKGCPDQKSIDLFKRGMAIEDYRTAPADIKIMARNRDTSRLEMRIHEGKKRQIRKMCAAMGCPIIDLKRVAIGKLTLGGLNPGEWRYLTSDEIKYLKGDSGNGENRIPKRV; translated from the coding sequence GTGAGAATTCAGAAATTTATGGCTGAATGTGGTATTGCGTCGCGTCGAAAATCGGAAAAAATGATTGCAAAAGGTTTGGTTCAGGTAAATGGAGTACTAATTAAAGAACCCGGTTTTCCGATTGATCCGGAACAAGATGAAATTATTGTTGCCGGGGAAAAGATAACCAGAAACTCCAAAATATATATTATGATTAATAAGCCCAAAGGTGCCCTATCAACATCCGAGGATACCCACGGACGACAACGGGTATTGGATCTGGTTCCGATTAAAGAACGGCTGTACACCGTGGGGCGATTGGACATGGACACCGAAGGATTGCTGTTGTTGACAAATGATGGCGATTTGACCTTTTATTTGACGCATCCCAAACATGAATTTGAAAAAGTTTATGTCGGTTTGGTTAAGGGTTGCCCGGATCAAAAGAGTATCGATCTGTTTAAGCGGGGAATGGCGATTGAAGATTATCGGACAGCTCCGGCAGATATCAAAATAATGGCCAGAAATCGTGATACCAGTCGTTTGGAAATGCGGATTCATGAAGGTAAAAAAAGACAAATCCGCAAAATGTGTGCGGCGATGGGGTGTCCGATTATTGATTTAAAACGGGTAGCGATCGGGAAATTGACACTGGGCGGCTTAAATCCCGGTGAATGGCGGTATTTAACAAGTGATGAAATTAAGTATTTAAAAGGAGATAGCGGTAATGGTGAAAATAGGATTCCCAAGAGAGTTTAG
- the murG gene encoding undecaprenyldiphospho-muramoylpentapeptide beta-N-acetylglucosaminyltransferase: MKVLIAAGGTGGHIYPGLAIAEKITAKNPGVEIIFIGSKVGMEKNIIPQYGYPIEYIRVRGFERKASLETLAAIKGIFDGLSDAKKIIKKLQPDLVIGTGGFTAGPLLLIASRRKIKTLIHEQNAYPGKTNLMLGKRVDRVAISFEEARKYFPAAKTFLAGNPVGSEYQQIDRNQLRKKLNLSDTQKMVLIMGGSQGAGSINQSALSLIKLYQTRKDRVIYHLTGKDQYASIKNEVENMSVSSLNNIFIEAYSNEVYKLLGAADLVISRSGAMSVAEIQAVGVPSVLVPYPMAAGNHQEFNARVITDAGGGILIKDQDLTGARLIQIADSLLDNEEKLQTMAQITKQLSISNAGDRICDEINKLMEN; the protein is encoded by the coding sequence GTGAAAGTACTTATTGCAGCTGGTGGCACCGGAGGTCATATATACCCGGGTTTGGCAATTGCTGAAAAAATAACAGCAAAAAATCCCGGCGTTGAGATTATCTTTATTGGATCTAAGGTGGGGATGGAAAAAAACATTATTCCCCAATACGGTTATCCGATTGAATATATTCGCGTCCGCGGATTTGAACGGAAAGCATCGTTAGAAACGTTGGCGGCGATTAAAGGGATTTTTGATGGACTTAGCGATGCAAAAAAAATAATTAAGAAACTGCAACCGGATTTAGTTATTGGAACAGGGGGGTTTACGGCTGGTCCGTTACTTTTAATTGCCAGTCGGCGAAAGATAAAAACACTGATCCATGAGCAAAATGCTTATCCGGGAAAAACCAATCTGATGTTGGGAAAACGAGTGGATCGAGTTGCAATCAGTTTTGAAGAAGCGAGAAAATATTTTCCCGCAGCGAAAACTTTTCTCGCTGGCAATCCGGTAGGATCGGAATATCAACAGATTGATCGCAACCAATTAAGAAAAAAGTTGAATCTTTCGGATACACAAAAAATGGTACTGATTATGGGTGGTAGTCAGGGGGCCGGTTCGATTAATCAAAGTGCCTTGTCCCTGATTAAGCTTTACCAAACAAGAAAAGATCGGGTGATTTACCACTTAACCGGGAAAGATCAATATGCAAGCATAAAAAATGAAGTGGAAAACATGTCGGTTTCATCGTTAAATAATATTTTTATAGAAGCCTATAGTAATGAGGTTTACAAACTTCTAGGCGCTGCTGACCTTGTTATTAGTCGTTCGGGAGCAATGTCGGTAGCCGAAATTCAGGCGGTCGGGGTGCCCTCGGTACTGGTGCCTTATCCGATGGCGGCCGGCAATCATCAGGAATTTAATGCCCGGGTGATTACCGATGCCGGGGGCGGGATATTGATAAAAGACCAGGATCTTACCGGAGCACGTTTAATTCAAATCGCCGATTCATTGCTGGATAATGAAGAAAAGCTTCAGACGATGGCTCAAATTACTAAGCAATTAAGCATTAGCAATGCTGGAGATCGGATTTGTGATGAAATAAATAAATTGATGGAGAATTAA
- the scpB gene encoding SMC-Scp complex subunit ScpB gives MNSDELAGIIEGILFGAGEVVSITELCKCLEKSRSEVQFALEILKQDYQSSARGIRLVQVKDAYQLSTKPDYYGYIKEITKHQEKTGLSRAALETLAIIAYRQPVTRLSVDELRGVSSSSAIQRLLDRGLICDGGRLEAPGRPILYKTTNVFLKTMGFTSLKEIPEFEVFSQGKQESFDLQKLDGEQVKDMSSSELLSTMLENTIGDAKILEVTS, from the coding sequence ATGAATAGTGATGAATTGGCCGGGATCATTGAAGGCATTCTTTTTGGCGCGGGAGAGGTCGTTTCGATCACGGAACTCTGCAAATGTTTAGAAAAATCACGATCTGAAGTACAGTTTGCCTTGGAAATATTAAAACAGGATTATCAATCGAGCGCCAGAGGCATTCGACTTGTTCAGGTGAAAGATGCCTATCAGCTTTCGACAAAACCGGATTATTATGGTTATATCAAAGAAATAACAAAACATCAGGAAAAGACCGGTTTATCGCGAGCGGCGTTGGAAACTTTGGCAATTATTGCTTATCGCCAGCCGGTTACCCGACTGAGCGTTGATGAACTAAGAGGTGTAAGCTCAAGCAGTGCTATTCAAAGATTATTGGATCGTGGTTTAATTTGCGACGGCGGACGACTGGAAGCACCCGGTCGACCAATTCTTTATAAAACGACCAATGTGTTTTTAAAAACCATGGGTTTTACAAGCCTCAAAGAAATTCCCGAATTTGAAGTATTTTCACAAGGAAAACAGGAAAGTTTTGACTTGCAAAAACTTGATGGTGAACAAGTTAAAGACATGTCATCAAGTGAATTGCTATCAACGATGTTGGAAAATACCATTGGTGACGCAAAGATTTTAGAGGTAACATCGTGA
- the nrdR gene encoding transcriptional regulator NrdR — MKCPYCAFDDSRVVDSRPSEEGTMIRRRRECNQCNKRFTTYERVENIPLIVVKKGGQRTAFDKNKIFNGMIKACEKRPVPIDSIKTVVDDLERHLYQSEMKEVPSSLIGEQVMSALKSMDQVAYVRFASVYREFKDVASFMEELEQLISEKQTEGLYETV, encoded by the coding sequence ATGAAATGTCCATATTGTGCATTTGATGATAGTCGAGTGGTGGATTCACGGCCATCCGAAGAGGGAACCATGATCCGCAGACGGCGGGAATGTAACCAATGCAATAAGCGTTTCACGACTTATGAGCGGGTTGAAAACATTCCGCTGATTGTTGTAAAAAAAGGCGGTCAACGGACCGCTTTTGATAAAAACAAAATATTCAATGGAATGATCAAAGCTTGTGAAAAGCGACCAGTGCCAATTGATTCGATTAAAACTGTGGTTGATGACCTCGAAAGACATTTATATCAAAGTGAAATGAAGGAAGTGCCGTCTTCGCTGATTGGAGAACAAGTCATGTCGGCATTAAAAAGCATGGATCAGGTCGCTTACGTTCGTTTTGCTTCGGTTTATCGAGAATTCAAGGATGTGGCATCATTTATGGAAGAATTGGAGCAATTGATTTCGGAAAAGCAAACCGAGGGCTTATATGAAACAGTTTGA
- the murD gene encoding UDP-N-acetylmuramoyl-L-alanine--D-glutamate ligase yields MRKTTLVIGAARSGVAVSELLLKRGETVVLTDTRASGIVHKEFPQILEYEKYAQFESIFGIQPSPEILNSIDEVVVSPGVPLIIPIIQAAYQQGIPVIGEVEAAYRLTRTPFIAITGTNGKTTTTTLLGEIFKASGRGTYVVGNIGDPITNYVRAAKDIEVFVTEISSFQLETIDTFRPRAAAILNLTPDHLDRHLTMENYVKAKGRIFENQTNEDLLVLNGDDPLVCQLAEKAVSQKAFFSYQKKVAYGAWCLNGEIYINDRKNVIFVCREDELGIIGPHNTMNALVALTLAYLSGVELDVIIRVLKSFSGVEHRLEMVGCFSGVTYINDSKGTNTNATITALNAVKEPIILLAGGYDKKEDYSELMELVAKRVKRLIVLGVTADDLIKAANAKGFTAITKVETYEEAVSCAKAEAVPGDTVLLSPACASWDMFDNYEIRGRVFKKLVTENQ; encoded by the coding sequence ATGAGAAAAACGACTTTAGTGATTGGGGCCGCCAGAAGTGGGGTAGCGGTAAGTGAATTATTATTAAAACGCGGAGAAACGGTTGTCTTAACCGATACCCGGGCATCCGGCATTGTCCACAAAGAGTTTCCCCAAATATTAGAATATGAAAAATACGCTCAATTTGAATCAATCTTTGGAATTCAGCCGAGTCCGGAGATTCTTAATAGTATTGATGAGGTCGTTGTGAGTCCGGGTGTGCCATTAATTATTCCCATTATCCAAGCGGCCTATCAACAGGGTATTCCTGTCATTGGAGAGGTTGAAGCGGCCTATCGATTGACAAGAACACCTTTTATTGCGATTACCGGAACAAATGGAAAAACAACAACAACGACTTTATTAGGCGAAATATTTAAAGCCTCAGGAAGAGGCACTTATGTAGTTGGAAATATTGGTGATCCAATTACTAATTATGTCAGAGCGGCAAAAGATATTGAAGTGTTTGTCACTGAAATCAGCAGTTTTCAGTTGGAAACCATCGATACCTTTCGGCCCAGAGCGGCGGCTATTTTAAATTTAACACCTGACCATTTGGATCGTCATTTAACGATGGAAAATTATGTCAAAGCCAAAGGACGGATTTTTGAAAATCAGACGAATGAGGATTTACTGGTTTTAAATGGTGATGATCCATTAGTATGTCAGTTGGCCGAAAAAGCCGTTTCCCAAAAAGCTTTTTTTAGTTATCAAAAGAAGGTAGCCTATGGGGCATGGTGTTTAAATGGAGAAATCTATATCAATGATCGAAAGAACGTCATTTTTGTTTGTCGCGAAGATGAGCTTGGCATAATTGGCCCGCATAATACTATGAATGCCCTGGTAGCGTTGACCCTGGCTTATTTATCTGGCGTTGAATTGGACGTTATTATCCGGGTCCTTAAATCCTTTAGCGGGGTTGAGCATCGGCTGGAAATGGTTGGCTGTTTTTCCGGCGTTACTTATATTAATGATTCCAAAGGGACTAATACCAATGCTACTATTACAGCGCTCAATGCGGTTAAAGAACCCATTATTTTATTAGCTGGCGGGTATGACAAAAAAGAAGATTATTCAGAACTGATGGAGTTAGTGGCTAAACGCGTCAAACGGCTTATCGTTTTGGGAGTGACTGCAGATGATCTGATTAAAGCCGCCAATGCCAAAGGTTTTACGGCCATCACTAAAGTGGAAACCTACGAAGAAGCGGTTAGCTGTGCCAAAGCTGAAGCGGTGCCGGGCGATACGGTGTTATTATCACCAGCTTGCGCAAGTTGGGATATGTTTGACAATTATGAAATCCGTGGACGCGTTTTTAAAAAGTTGGTAACTGAAAATCAATAA
- a CDS encoding site-2 protease family protein has translation MFNFMPDYFNLTPEYFYGLLLSLPGILIAISFHEMAHGFAADAMGDPTPKNAGRLTLNPLKHIDPLGFISMLLFRFGWAKPVPVNPGNFKDRKKGMIVVALSGVLTNLLLAFLGMAAYLAVVPLNNEILMTVLKYIYVYNIMFAVFNIIPIPPLDGSQILVLFLPPKALMTYYKYQRYGMILIFVLAFTGLLGFIIYPAIDAIISLFSTILLPIFNLIWS, from the coding sequence ATGTTTAATTTTATGCCAGACTATTTTAATCTTACGCCAGAGTATTTTTATGGTTTGCTCTTGAGTTTGCCGGGAATTCTGATCGCTATCAGTTTTCACGAAATGGCTCATGGTTTTGCCGCCGATGCAATGGGAGATCCGACGCCTAAAAATGCCGGACGGTTAACCTTAAATCCCTTAAAACACATCGACCCATTAGGCTTTATATCGATGCTTTTATTCCGTTTTGGCTGGGCGAAACCAGTACCGGTTAATCCTGGCAATTTCAAAGATCGTAAAAAAGGGATGATCGTGGTAGCCTTATCCGGGGTGCTCACGAATTTGCTTTTAGCTTTTTTGGGGATGGCTGCTTATTTGGCTGTCGTTCCATTAAATAACGAGATCTTGATGACGGTGTTGAAATATATTTATGTTTATAACATTATGTTTGCGGTATTTAATATTATCCCGATTCCACCGTTGGATGGGTCGCAGATACTGGTGTTATTTTTGCCGCCCAAAGCACTGATGACCTATTACAAATATCAGCGATATGGAATGATTTTAATTTTTGTGCTGGCTTTTACCGGATTACTGGGATTTATAATCTATCCGGCGATCGATGCTATCATAAGTTTGTTTTCGACAATTTTATTACCAATTTTTAACTTAATCTGGTCTTAG
- the ftsW gene encoding putative lipid II flippase FtsW, whose product MKTGKIDRPFLVALLLLAGIGVIMVFSASMYSSTISGEKGYALFLKQLVFVILGVIVMGVMSKIDYRVYKKYYLLGIVISIFLLAIVLIPGIGLKVNDARRWIDLKVTTFQPSEFAKVAVILYFSTIISRKPDIIKENMPFLLNCMLPLGIICGITAIEPSLSAAMAIALGAGGVLYFGGIKFKLFYPYLGFAFLAVVGLMIAEPWRLDRFNVFLGKGGYDYQISQSLLAIGTGGIFGRGLGNGKQKYLFLPELQNDFIFANIAEEFGFIGCLLVLGIFAFVIWRGLKIAQKAPDTFAYLYTSSVMLLLAFQVLVNIGVASAIIPVTGMALPFVSAGGSSMVILFAMMGPILNISRNVDLSKKLDLNKKRM is encoded by the coding sequence ATGAAAACAGGAAAAATAGATCGGCCCTTTTTAGTCGCACTGCTGTTGCTGGCTGGAATCGGAGTCATCATGGTTTTTAGTGCGAGTATGTATTCATCAACGATCAGTGGCGAAAAGGGTTATGCTTTATTTTTAAAGCAGCTTGTATTTGTCATTTTGGGCGTCATTGTTATGGGCGTTATGAGTAAGATTGATTATCGGGTCTATAAAAAATACTATCTGCTGGGCATCGTGATTTCTATTTTTCTATTAGCTATCGTCTTAATCCCGGGAATTGGGTTAAAAGTAAATGATGCCAGACGTTGGATTGATTTAAAAGTGACGACCTTTCAACCATCAGAATTTGCGAAAGTAGCGGTGATCCTTTATTTTAGTACCATCATTTCCAGAAAGCCGGATATTATTAAGGAAAATATGCCATTTTTATTAAATTGTATGCTTCCGCTGGGGATTATTTGCGGGATTACAGCAATTGAACCCTCTTTAAGTGCCGCTATGGCGATCGCTTTAGGAGCTGGCGGGGTACTTTATTTCGGTGGCATAAAATTTAAATTGTTTTATCCTTATCTCGGGTTTGCTTTTTTGGCAGTGGTGGGTTTAATGATTGCCGAACCTTGGCGATTAGACCGCTTTAATGTTTTTTTAGGTAAAGGCGGTTATGATTATCAAATATCACAATCTTTATTGGCGATTGGGACTGGCGGTATTTTTGGACGCGGTTTAGGTAACGGGAAACAAAAATACTTGTTTTTGCCAGAGTTACAGAATGATTTTATCTTTGCCAATATTGCCGAAGAATTTGGTTTTATCGGATGTCTGCTGGTTTTGGGAATCTTTGCCTTTGTCATCTGGCGGGGTTTGAAGATTGCTCAAAAAGCGCCTGATACCTTCGCTTATTTGTACACCAGCAGTGTTATGCTGCTGCTGGCATTTCAAGTTTTGGTTAATATCGGGGTTGCCTCGGCCATTATTCCAGTAACGGGAATGGCACTTCCTTTTGTTAGCGCTGGGGGGTCATCAATGGTTATCCTGTTCGCGATGATGGGACCGATTCTAAATATTTCCAGAAATGTCGATCTTAGTAAAAAATTAGATCTGAATAAGAAAAGAATGTGA
- a CDS encoding segregation and condensation protein A produces MAYAVSLETFEGPLDLLISLILKNKIDICDIPIATITNQYLLQIKTWQDMDMDVASEFIVMAARLLEIKAKALLPKNEEEKEDAEELQAKLVRQLVEYKIFKEISRYFQSREQAELCVIYRDPEYIPQNLEETPLVIDPYSLEQCFKQLLFQKESETEIVQVPQKIIRELFSIEEKIAEILDKLVQAGAAGVSFSELLHPDISREEVVVTLLSLLEMVKTNGLRLLQNRVFIDFWIQREEDDNE; encoded by the coding sequence ATGGCATATGCAGTTAGCTTGGAGACGTTTGAAGGCCCCTTAGATTTATTAATCAGTTTGATCTTAAAAAATAAAATTGATATTTGTGATATTCCCATCGCCACCATAACAAACCAGTATTTGTTACAAATTAAAACGTGGCAGGATATGGATATGGATGTGGCCAGTGAATTTATCGTCATGGCGGCCAGACTACTGGAAATAAAAGCAAAAGCATTGTTGCCTAAAAATGAAGAAGAGAAAGAAGATGCCGAAGAGCTGCAAGCAAAATTAGTGCGACAATTAGTGGAATATAAGATTTTTAAAGAGATTAGTCGCTATTTTCAATCCCGGGAACAAGCGGAATTGTGTGTTATTTATCGCGATCCCGAATATATTCCACAAAACTTGGAAGAGACACCATTGGTTATTGACCCATATTCATTGGAACAATGTTTCAAGCAACTGTTATTTCAAAAAGAGAGCGAAACGGAGATTGTTCAAGTACCACAGAAGATCATCCGGGAACTTTTCAGTATTGAGGAAAAAATCGCGGAAATCCTTGATAAACTGGTGCAAGCCGGTGCAGCTGGGGTAAGTTTTTCAGAACTGCTCCATCCTGATATCTCCCGAGAAGAAGTGGTGGTAACGTTATTGTCGCTACTGGAAATGGTTAAAACCAACGGCTTACGGCTACTTCAAAATCGAGTGTTTATTGATTTTTGGATTCAAAGGGAGGAGGATGACAATGAATAG
- a CDS encoding NUDIX hydrolase — MKQFEKTINSKMIYDGRIVKLRVDEVELPDGSYSKREVISHQGAVGVLCIKDGQMIFVKQYRIASQQLLTEIPAGILESGEDPEKAAIRECQEEIGFRPLNLFKLGDFIPTPGYCSERITLFCATEFIWDPLEEDPNEFIKVVKIPLKTVRALFINGHFIDGKTVAALGYYFSIAAREYFVE; from the coding sequence ATGAAACAGTTTGAAAAAACCATTAATAGTAAAATGATATATGATGGTCGGATTGTTAAACTTCGAGTTGATGAGGTGGAACTTCCCGATGGGAGTTATTCTAAACGGGAAGTTATTTCTCACCAAGGCGCCGTAGGTGTTTTGTGTATCAAAGATGGGCAGATGATTTTTGTCAAACAATATCGGATTGCCAGTCAGCAGCTATTAACCGAAATTCCAGCCGGCATTCTTGAAAGCGGAGAAGATCCTGAAAAGGCTGCTATAAGGGAATGTCAGGAAGAAATTGGATTTCGGCCGCTTAATCTTTTTAAGTTGGGCGACTTTATTCCGACACCTGGATACTGTTCGGAGAGAATAACTTTATTTTGTGCCACCGAATTTATCTGGGACCCATTAGAGGAAGACCCCAATGAATTTATCAAAGTTGTTAAGATTCCACTAAAAACAGTTCGCGCACTTTTTATCAATGGACACTTTATTGATGGGAAAACCGTGGCTGCTTTGGGCTATTATTTTAGTATTGCAGCGAGAGAGTACTTTGTCGAATAA
- a CDS encoding cell division protein FtsQ/DivIB — translation MKRSKQKKPREKANINTQPQKLTKQEIREQRRRQRKINKRKRIVKRLTVFLIIIGVIGIISFGAYEAVNLGVFNVTEIEVVGNEIIDAQTVIDASGINVGESIFLVDVNQANYNIHALLNLNDLEISKIMPNKILIRMVESTPICAVNYDNKVYYLTEDKKLIEDGEYLRKTDIPLVFGSDQVTVSEIGKEVVVEPYWRFDTVMNILIDLKADNNLNKISEVRMTDVNTYEIVSKNGTVFVLWDYGNYSDNKAYIQSNLDKNTSNMIINLAAGTKPVIKPR, via the coding sequence ATGAAACGATCAAAGCAAAAGAAGCCTAGAGAAAAAGCCAATATAAATACTCAACCCCAAAAATTGACAAAACAGGAAATACGTGAGCAACGACGGCGGCAACGAAAAATCAATAAGCGAAAACGAATTGTCAAACGGCTTACAGTCTTTCTGATTATTATTGGCGTAATTGGCATAATTAGCTTTGGTGCATATGAAGCCGTTAATTTAGGGGTGTTTAATGTGACTGAGATTGAGGTAGTTGGCAATGAAATCATTGATGCTCAGACGGTTATTGACGCATCCGGAATTAATGTTGGTGAGAGTATTTTTTTGGTTGATGTTAATCAGGCGAATTACAATATTCACGCCTTGCTGAATTTAAATGATCTCGAAATTTCAAAAATTATGCCAAATAAGATTCTTATTCGTATGGTGGAATCGACGCCGATTTGCGCCGTTAATTACGACAATAAGGTATATTATCTCACCGAAGACAAAAAACTGATTGAAGACGGCGAATACTTAAGAAAAACAGATATCCCGCTGGTCTTTGGGAGTGATCAAGTTACGGTCTCAGAAATAGGCAAAGAAGTTGTTGTTGAGCCATATTGGCGTTTTGATACGGTTATGAACATCCTGATCGATTTAAAAGCCGATAATAATTTAAACAAGATCTCAGAAGTACGGATGACTGATGTCAATACCTATGAAATTGTCTCGAAAAATGGGACCGTTTTTGTCCTTTGGGACTATGGCAACTATTCTGATAATAAAGCTTATATCCAGAGTAATCTGGATAAAAATACCAGCAATATGATTATAAACTTAGCGGCTGGAACAAAACCGGTTATCAAACCGCGATAA
- a CDS encoding class I SAM-dependent methyltransferase, giving the protein MTNRLLRVTQLAWDFLRPVINPGDIVVDATAGTGQDSLFLLQCVGSTGRVFSFDVQAAAIQQTKKMIEDSGCSGKITFVQKSHALIVEVLKQENIQLCTVKAVMFNLGYFPGGDQKLVTNVETTLKALSGALALLAPGGMITVCLYSGHPGGLAESEAVIKWAETLEKPFMAHHFRTLNRKLPPTLVLIQRTR; this is encoded by the coding sequence GTGACAAATAGATTATTGCGCGTTACCCAATTGGCTTGGGATTTTCTAAGACCGGTTATTAATCCCGGCGATATCGTTGTTGATGCAACGGCGGGAACAGGACAGGATTCTTTATTTTTGCTACAATGCGTGGGCTCAACTGGCCGGGTGTTTTCTTTTGATGTTCAAGCGGCAGCGATACAACAAACAAAAAAGATGATCGAAGATAGTGGCTGCTCAGGAAAGATAACTTTCGTTCAGAAAAGTCATGCCTTGATTGTAGAGGTGTTAAAGCAAGAAAACATTCAGCTGTGCACGGTCAAAGCGGTCATGTTTAATCTTGGTTATTTTCCGGGGGGCGACCAGAAGCTTGTTACCAATGTTGAAACGACCTTGAAAGCACTGAGTGGCGCGTTAGCATTATTGGCACCGGGAGGAATGATCACGGTCTGTTTATATTCTGGGCATCCGGGAGGATTAGCAGAATCAGAAGCAGTGATTAAATGGGCAGAGACACTTGAAAAACCATTTATGGCACATCATTTCCGAACCCTCAATCGAAAATTGCCGCCCACATTAGTTTTGATCCAAAGAACGAGGTAG
- the ftsZ gene encoding cell division protein FtsZ has protein sequence MFELDGNYDNFAKIRVIGVGGGGNNAINRMIEAGMKGVDFIAVNTDKQALALALSEKKLQIGEKITQGLGSGGNPEIGQKAAEESKDAIADMIKDTDLLFLTAGMGGGTGSGAAPIIAKIAKDMDILTIGVVTKPFSFEGRVRMRNAQIASEFLQENVDSLVTIPNDRLLRMADKSTSLKDAFRLADDVLLQGVKSISDLIAMPGLISLDFADVKTIMKDTGLAHMGVGRASGDNRAEEAAKQAILSPLLETQIDGATGVLLNITAGEDLSLFEVDKAASIAREASDPDANVIFGATIDESLGDEIKITVIATGFLSGGEKEKKAVIKKVVKSANTSVGEFSIPDFLTQD, from the coding sequence GTGTTTGAATTAGATGGAAATTATGATAATTTCGCAAAAATTCGTGTAATAGGTGTTGGTGGTGGTGGAAATAACGCCATTAATCGGATGATTGAAGCTGGAATGAAGGGCGTTGATTTTATTGCTGTTAATACAGATAAACAAGCGCTTGCTTTAGCTTTGTCTGAAAAGAAACTTCAAATTGGCGAAAAAATCACTCAAGGACTTGGATCAGGTGGTAATCCTGAGATTGGTCAAAAGGCAGCAGAAGAAAGCAAAGATGCCATTGCGGATATGATAAAAGACACTGACCTTTTGTTTTTAACAGCTGGTATGGGTGGCGGAACCGGATCTGGGGCAGCTCCTATTATTGCGAAAATTGCTAAAGACATGGATATCTTAACCATTGGCGTTGTTACAAAACCTTTTTCTTTTGAAGGTCGAGTGCGGATGCGAAATGCTCAGATCGCCAGTGAGTTTTTACAGGAAAATGTCGATTCATTGGTGACGATCCCGAATGATCGACTGTTAAGAATGGCAGATAAATCTACCTCGCTTAAGGATGCTTTCAGACTTGCCGATGACGTATTGTTGCAGGGGGTTAAAAGTATATCAGATCTAATTGCAATGCCGGGACTAATTAGTCTTGACTTTGCTGATGTTAAAACCATTATGAAAGATACCGGGTTGGCCCATATGGGTGTTGGTCGAGCAAGTGGCGATAACCGTGCTGAAGAAGCCGCCAAACAGGCGATTCTCAGTCCCTTACTGGAAACTCAGATTGATGGCGCTACCGGTGTTCTGCTTAACATTACTGCTGGTGAAGATTTATCATTGTTTGAAGTCGATAAAGCAGCAAGTATTGCCCGAGAAGCATCTGATCCCGATGCCAACGTTATTTTTGGAGCCACGATTGATGAATCACTTGGCGATGAAATTAAAATCACCGTCATTGCAACTGGATTCTTGTCCGGTGGCGAAAAAGAAAAGAAAGCGGTTATTAAAAAAGTTGTCAAAAGTGCAAATACTTCGGTTGGCGAGTTTTCAATTCCCGATTTTCTAACCCAAGATTAA